A part of Betaproteobacteria bacterium genomic DNA contains:
- a CDS encoding tetratricopeptide repeat protein — MLQWFKNKGARSAELGARVRQGFESQTAGDLVQAREIYRSVLAEDSGHADAHYLSGLIDAAEGRLDLALSHFDSAIRREPGNGPFHFSRGETLRAKGDLPAATDAFRRALELVPQEASWANELGRTLEAMGERQSAMQAYLRATEADPAHVPAWFNLGNSLLADKRTTEAEQAFRRALDLEPGFLPAALGLGSIAQAAKDLDAAESWYRKVLERSPGHGEALINLGALLAERKQPLEAERVLRDAVAAVPAMAEGWINLGSALRAQGRTEEALEVHRHAVELAPDSPAAHLQCALTLENSGDLAGAERSLHEALARDSNDPEIHFALANVLKAEGALGEAEAEFRRAIDLDPQHGPAWVNYAELLHATGRVDAGAGALEQAVKVAPDLAVAHMNLGVAKMNLGHDEAAESAFQKALELDPDSAETYLALGALYLYRGKLTESEAASRKALELVPGYHGALMNLGVALQQQGLLEESIEITRQAIALKPDHVQAWSNMLMTSNYSAAATARDLFEEHRRFGRHFPPRRNAAGLPRRPVDGSRRLRIGYVSPDFRFHVVSFFFEAVLDAHDRDRFEILCYYNENRVDDVTRRIRSKADLWRDLAPLDEDQAEKRLLEDELDVVVDLAGHTSRNRLGVLSRRVAPIQVTWLGYPNTTGLEAMDWRITDANADPSPEADSLHTERLYRMPEVFIAYRPPPEAPDVAPVPPSETQGFVTFCAYNNFSKVSDDVLMLWARILRELPAARLAMKTIALRDPNVQRRAQDRLARLGCDLSRVSFSGIIPRLADHLATYGRADVALDAFPYHGTTTTCEALWMGVPVVSLAGDRHASRVGVSLLESIGAGELVASTPDEYVEKAVGLARDPARLAFWRKELRDRMRASTLTNHARFTRQLEDAYLEMLKPRH, encoded by the coding sequence ATGCTCCAGTGGTTCAAGAACAAGGGTGCCCGCTCCGCAGAACTCGGCGCGCGGGTGCGGCAGGGGTTCGAGTCGCAGACCGCCGGGGATCTCGTACAGGCCCGGGAAATCTACCGCTCCGTACTTGCAGAGGATTCCGGTCATGCCGACGCCCACTATCTGTCTGGATTGATCGACGCCGCGGAAGGCCGTCTCGACCTCGCTCTCAGCCACTTCGACAGTGCGATCCGGCGCGAACCCGGCAATGGGCCCTTCCACTTTTCCCGCGGCGAAACCCTTCGGGCGAAGGGTGACCTCCCCGCCGCGACAGACGCATTCAGACGTGCGCTGGAACTGGTGCCGCAAGAGGCTTCGTGGGCGAACGAACTGGGCCGGACACTGGAGGCCATGGGAGAACGGCAGAGCGCCATGCAGGCGTATCTTCGTGCGACCGAGGCGGACCCCGCGCACGTACCGGCGTGGTTCAACCTCGGCAATTCATTGCTCGCGGACAAGCGGACAACGGAGGCCGAGCAAGCTTTCCGCCGTGCACTCGATCTGGAACCCGGGTTCCTGCCGGCTGCGCTGGGCCTGGGAAGCATCGCACAGGCAGCGAAGGATCTCGATGCCGCGGAATCGTGGTACCGCAAAGTGCTGGAACGGTCTCCAGGCCACGGCGAGGCACTGATCAATCTTGGCGCGTTGCTCGCCGAACGCAAGCAGCCCCTGGAGGCCGAGCGGGTGCTGCGTGACGCTGTTGCCGCTGTTCCCGCGATGGCGGAGGGATGGATCAACCTCGGGAGCGCACTTCGCGCGCAGGGGCGGACCGAAGAGGCGCTGGAGGTTCACCGACATGCCGTGGAACTGGCGCCGGACAGTCCGGCTGCCCACCTGCAATGCGCTCTCACTCTCGAGAACTCGGGCGACCTCGCGGGTGCCGAGCGATCCCTGCATGAGGCGCTTGCGCGTGATTCGAACGATCCGGAGATCCACTTCGCGCTCGCGAATGTGTTGAAGGCCGAGGGTGCGCTGGGTGAGGCCGAAGCAGAGTTTCGCCGCGCCATTGATCTGGATCCTCAGCACGGACCGGCGTGGGTGAACTACGCCGAGTTGCTGCATGCGACCGGCCGCGTCGACGCCGGAGCCGGGGCATTGGAGCAGGCGGTGAAAGTGGCGCCGGATCTTGCCGTCGCGCACATGAATCTGGGCGTCGCGAAGATGAACCTGGGTCACGACGAGGCCGCGGAGAGTGCGTTCCAGAAGGCGCTGGAACTGGACCCGGACTCCGCGGAGACGTATCTCGCGCTCGGTGCGCTCTATCTGTATCGAGGCAAGCTGACCGAGTCGGAAGCCGCCAGCCGCAAGGCGCTGGAGCTGGTTCCGGGTTATCACGGCGCACTCATGAATCTCGGCGTGGCGTTGCAGCAGCAGGGGCTGCTGGAAGAGTCCATCGAGATCACGCGGCAGGCCATCGCCTTGAAGCCTGATCACGTGCAGGCATGGAGCAACATGCTGATGACGTCCAACTACAGCGCCGCTGCCACTGCGCGCGATCTGTTCGAGGAGCATCGCCGATTCGGCCGGCACTTTCCGCCGCGCCGGAACGCAGCCGGTCTTCCCCGCCGCCCGGTGGACGGGTCGCGGCGGTTGCGAATCGGCTACGTGTCTCCGGATTTCCGGTTCCATGTGGTTTCGTTCTTCTTCGAAGCCGTACTCGACGCCCACGATCGCGACCGGTTCGAGATTCTCTGCTACTACAACGAGAACCGCGTGGACGACGTCACCCGCCGCATTCGTTCCAAGGCCGATCTATGGCGCGACCTGGCGCCGCTCGACGAAGACCAGGCGGAGAAGCGTCTTCTGGAGGACGAACTGGATGTGGTCGTGGATCTTGCCGGCCACACCTCCCGCAACCGGCTGGGGGTGCTATCCCGGCGGGTCGCCCCGATCCAGGTCACTTGGCTCGGCTACCCCAACACGACGGGGCTCGAGGCGATGGACTGGCGGATCACCGATGCCAACGCGGATCCGTCTCCCGAGGCCGATTCTCTCCACACGGAGAGGTTGTACCGGATGCCTGAAGTCTTCATCGCGTATCGTCCCCCACCCGAAGCGCCGGACGTCGCTCCGGTCCCTCCGAGCGAGACGCAGGGTTTCGTGACCTTCTGCGCCTACAACAATTTCTCCAAGGTGAGCGACGACGTCCTCATGTTGTGGGCACGGATCCTCCGGGAGCTGCCGGCGGCCAGGCTGGCAATGAAGACCATCGCCCTGCGGGATCCGAATGTTCAGCGCCGGGCGCAGGACAGGCTCGCGCGGCTCGGCTGCGATCTGTCGCGGGTGAGCTTTTCCGGGATCATTCCCCGGCTCGCAGATCATCTGGCCACCTACGGCAGGGCCGACGTGGCGCTCGATGCGTTTCCCTATCACGGCACCACCACGACCTGCGAAGCGCTGTGGATGGGGGTTCCGGTCGTCAGCCTTGCCGGAGACCGTCACGCTTCCCGCGTGGGGGTGAGTCTTCTCGAGTCCATTGGCGCCGGTGAGCTTGTCGCGTCCACGCCGGATGAGTACGTTGAGAAGGCGGTGGGACTGGCGCGCGATCCTGCACGGCTCGCCTTCTGGAGAAAGGAACTTCGGGACCGCATGCGGGCATCGACGCTGACGAACCACGCGCGGTTCACCCGGCAGCTCGAGGACGCGTATCTGGAGATGCTGAAGCCCCGTCACTGA